Proteins encoded together in one Impatiens glandulifera chromosome 1, dImpGla2.1, whole genome shotgun sequence window:
- the LOC124919166 gene encoding ABC transporter B family member 9-like — MNDQEQEQGRKDDNIDDQKVPFYKLFSFADRFDYFLMTVGTVGAVANGLSQPLMTLIFGQLINSFGTTSSSQIVQEVSKVSLNFLYLAIASAVASFLQVAGWMVTGERQSARIRALYLKTILKQDIAFFDTETSTGEIVGRMSGDTILIQDAMGEKVGKFIQLMATFVGGFVIAFVRGWLLSLVLLTCIPALVIAGGSMAMIMSKMASRGQTAYAEAGNVVEQTIGAIRTVAAFTGEKLAIKKYEKELQIAYAASVQQDLASGLGIGLVLFILFGSYGLSTWYGAKLIIEKGYNGGDVINVIMAIMTGGMSLGQTSPSVSAFAAGQAAAYKMFEAIKRKPLIDASDTSGIVMEDVKGDIELRDVYFSYPARRDVQIFSGFSLKVTSGMTMALVGQSGSGKSTVISLLERFYDPDAGEVLIDGINLKKFKLKWIREKMGLVSQEPILFTTTIRENIAYGKENASNDEIRTAIELANAAKFIDKLPNGLDTMVGEHGTQLSGGQKQRIAIARAILKNPRILLLDEATSALDTESERVVQEALTRIMLDRTTVVVAHRLTTIRNADLIAVVQDGKLVEQGTHEDLIENPDGAYSQLVRLQERSATEVDERKVIVDADMIMETEMAMSIGRSTSSLRKLRRSISRGSSGSRRSFTFSLGLPAPVGIQTEIEGEEITTMMNEQGKHKKKSVSMKRLANMNKSEFPILFLGSIAAAVNGLTFPIFGLLMSSAIKIFFEPPHQLRNDSKFWAAMYLLLGIVILIALPLQNYFFGIAGGKLIQRIRSLTFEKIVHQEISWFDDPCNSSGAVGARLSTDAANVKGLVGGTLALAVQNIATVVAGLIIAFTANWILAFIILGVLPLIGLQGFLQMKFFQGFSSDAKVMYEEASQVANDAVGSIRTVASFCAENKVMDMYERKCETPVKRGVRTGIVSGIGFGFGFFVLYCTNAFCFYIGSILVKHGKADFSDVFKVFFALTMTAVGISQTTALAPDTAKAKESTSSIFEILDRKPIIDSRSDDGTILAVVKGDIELDHISFRYPTRQDVHVFRDLSLLIPSGKTVALVGESGSGKSTVISLIERFYDPDTGHVFLDGVEIRKLKISWLRQQMGLVSQEPILFNESIRTNIAYGKQGEVTEDEIIAAAKSANAHNFIASLPDGYETNVGERGIQLSGGQKQRIAIARAIVKDPKILLLDEATSALDAESERVVQDALDRVMVNRTTVVVAHRLTTIRGADIIAVVKNGGIVEKGNHEMLMKINNGAYASLVALHLSTAQ; from the exons gTGTCtctcaattttctttatctgGCCATTGCTTCAGCAGTTGCGTCATTCTTAC AGGTGGCTGGTTGGATGGTAACTGGAGAAAGACAATCAGCGAGAATAAGAGCATTGTATTTGAAGACAATACTAAAACAGGATATCGCATTCTTCGACACCGAGACCTCAACCGGAGAGATTGTGGGGAGAATGTCGGGTGATACAATCCTCATTCAAGATGCTATGGGTGAAAAG GTGGGCAAATTCATTCAACTAATGGCAACCTTTGTAGGAGGATTTGTGATTGCTTTTGTGAGAGGATGGCTACTCTCATTGGTTCTATTAACATGCATTCCTGCCCTAGTCATAGCCGGAGGAAGCATGGCAATGATCATGTCTAAGATGGCTAGTCGTGGACAAACCGCCTACGCGGAAGCTGGAAATGTAGTTGAACAAACTATCGGAGCCATTAGAACCGTGGCTGCATTCACTGGTGAGAAGCTCGCCATAAAAAAGTACGAAAAAGAGCTACAAATCGCTTACGCTGCCAGTGTTCAACAAGATCTGGCCTCCGGTTTGGGAATTGGTCTCGTCTTATTCATCCTTTTCGGCTCGTATGGTCTCTCCACATGGTATGGAGCTAAGCTAATCATCGAAAAAGGGTATAATGGTGGAGATGTTATCAATGTCATCATGGCAATCATGACCGGAGGAAT GTCATTAGGACAAACATCACCAAGCGTAAGTGCATTTGCAGCCGGTCAAGCGGCTGCATACAAGATGTTTGAGGCGATCAAACGTAAGCCATTGATTGATGCATCCGATACTAGCGGGATAGTGATGGAAGATGTGAAGGGTGATATCGAATTGAGAGATGTATACTTTAGTTACCCGGCAAGACGTGATGTTCAAATATTCTCGGGGTTTTCACTCAAGGTGACGAGTGGCATGACAATGGCTTTAGTTGGACAAAGTGGAAGTGGGAAGTCGACGGTTATAAGTCTTCTCGAAAGATTCTATGACCCGGATGCTGGCGAGGTTTTGATCGATGGGATTaacttgaaaaaatttaaactcaaaTGGATTAGAGAGAAAATGGGATTAGTTAGCCAAGAACCTATTTTGTTTACTACCACAATAAGAGAGAATATAGCATATGGGAAGGAAAATGCTAGCAATGACGAGATAAGAACCGCGATCGAGCTTGCTAATGCCGCAAAGTTCATCGACAAGTTGCcaaat GGATTGGACACTATGGTTGGTGAGCATGGAACACAACTCTCAGGAGGACAGAAGCAAAGAATCGCTATAGCTAGAGCAATTCTTAAAAACCCGAGAATTCTTCTTCTCGATGAAGCAACAAGTGCACTCGATACTGAATCAGAACGCGTGGTACAAGAGGCATTAACGAGGATCATGTTGGATAGAACAACGGTTGTCGTTGCTCATCGTTTGACTACAATTAGAAACGCGGATCTCATTGCAGTAGTGCAAGATGGAAAACTTGTGGAACAAG GAACTCATGAGGATTTGATCGAAAACCCAGATGGGGCATACTCCCAATTAGTCCGTTTGCAAGAAAGATCAGCTACAGAAGTTGACGAAAGAAAAGTTATAGTAGATGCAGATATGATAATGGAAACAGAGATGGCCATGAGCATTGGAAGATCAACATCGAGTTTGCGAAAACTAAGGAGATCCATAAGCAGAGGTTCATCAGGTAGCAGACGATCCTTCACTTTCAGTTTGGGACTTCCTGCACCAGTAGGAATCCAAACAGAGATTGAAGGAGAAGAAATAACAACAATGATGAacgaacaaggaaagcataagaAGAAGAGTGTCTCTATGAAGCGGCTAGCTAACATGAACAAATCAGAGTTTCCTATTCTGTTCTTGGGAAGCATAGCTGCTGCTGTAAATGGTCTAACATTCCCCATCTTTGGTCTCTTAATGTCTTCCGCCATTAAAATCTTCTTCGAACCTCCACATCAGTTGAGAAATGATTCCAAGTTTTGGGCTGCAATGTATTTGCTATTGGGAATTGTTATTCTCATAGCTCTTCCACTTCAAAATTACTTCTTTGGAATTGCTGGTGGTAAGTTGATACAAAGAATTCGTTCTTTAACGTTTGAAAAGATTGTTCATCAGGAAATCAGCTGGTTTGATGACCCTTGTAATTCCAG TGGTGCCGTGGGAGCAAGATTGTCAACAGACGCAGCGAATGTGAAGGGACTTGTTGGTGGTACATTGGCATTAGCTGTTCAAAACATAGCAACGGTGGTGGCTGGATTAATCATAGCGTTTACAGCTAACTGGATATTAGCGTTCATCATTCTCGGGGTCTTACCATTAATTGGTTTGCAAGGATTTCTTCAAATGAAATTCTTTCAAGGATTTAGTTCAGACGCCAAAGTGATGTATGAAGAGGCAAGTCAAGTAGCAAACGATGCGGTTGGAAGCATTAGAACTGTGGCATCATTTTGTGCTGAGAATAAAGTAATGGATATGTACGAAAGAAAATGCGAAACGCCTGTGAAACGTGGAGTTAGAACCGGGATAGTAAGTGGAATTGGTTTTGGATTCGGATTCTTCGTTCTCTATTGCACGAATGCATTTTGTTTCTACATTGGGTCGATTTTGGTTAAACATGGGAAAGCTGATTTTTCAGATGTATTCAAG GTTTTCTTTGCATTGACAATGACAGCAGTTGGGATTTCACAAACTACAGCATTAGCTCCAGATACTGCAAAAGCTAAGGAATCTACATCATCCATTTTTGAAATCCTTGATAGGAAACCGATTATTGATTCAAGAAGTGATGATGGAACCATTTTAGCAGTTGTCAAAGGTGACATTGAGCTTGATCATATCAGTTTCAGATATCCAACAAGACAAGATGTTCATGTTTTTCGAGACTTATCTCTACTTATCCCATCCGGAAAG ACGGTTGCGCTTGTAGGGGAGAGCGGTAGTGGGAAGTCGACGGTGATCAGCTTAATCGAAAGGTTCTATGATCCCGACACAGGGCACGTATTTCTAGACGGAGTTGAGATAAGAAAGTTGAAGATAAGTTGGTTAAGACAACAAATGGGATTGGTAAGCCAAGAGCCGATACTTTTCAACGAGTCCATTCGCACCAACATAGCTTATGGAAAGCAAGGTGAGGTGACCGAAGATGAGATCATCGCGGCCGCAAAATCCGCCAATGCTCACAACTTCATAGCCTCGTTGCCCGACGGCTACGAGACTAACGTCGGGGAAAGGGGAATTCAATTGTCCGGGGGACAAAAGCAGAGGATAGCTATAGCGAGAGCGATCGTGAAAGACCCGAAGATATTGTTGCTTGACGAGGCTACGAGTGCACTCGATGCCGAGTCTGAACGCGTGGTTCAAGACGCGTTGGACCGGGTCATGGTCAATAGGACCACTGTCGTTGTGGCACATCGACTCACGACCATTAGAGGAGCTGACATCATTGCGGTCGTGAAAAATGGTGGGATTGTCGAGAAGGGTAATCATGAAATGCTTATGAAGATCAACAACGGTGCTTACGCATCTCTAGTAGCACTTCACTTAAGCACCGCCCAATAA